A genomic window from Sporosarcina sp. Marseille-Q4063 includes:
- a CDS encoding glycine betaine ABC transporter substrate-binding protein, which yields MTIKKKVLGLGAVALLAVGLAACGDDKKEDGVADSVGDSVDYKITGIDPGAGIMEATDRALADYELDKWEVVSGSGAAMTAALQRAYDKEEPIIVTGWSPHWKFAKFKLKYLEDPEGSFGGAEEIHTIGRLGLEEDSPEAYEILANFKWTEEDMAEVMVEIIDGEDPEVAAQNWIDANEDKVAVWTDGVDKVDGDEIKFVYVAWDSTIASTNVISLVLEDMGYKVTTSQVEAGPMWTAVADGSADVLLAGWLPVTHKTYAEKFEGKYDDIGTSMEGVKIGLVVPSYMDIDSIEDLKE from the coding sequence ATGACAATCAAGAAAAAAGTTTTAGGACTAGGAGCAGTTGCATTACTTGCAGTTGGATTAGCCGCTTGTGGTGACGACAAAAAAGAAGATGGAGTTGCTGATTCAGTAGGCGATTCGGTTGATTATAAGATTACTGGGATCGACCCAGGTGCAGGTATTATGGAAGCAACAGACCGCGCGCTTGCTGATTATGAATTAGACAAATGGGAAGTTGTATCAGGTTCTGGCGCTGCAATGACTGCAGCATTACAAAGAGCATATGACAAAGAAGAGCCGATTATTGTCACGGGATGGTCACCGCACTGGAAATTCGCGAAATTTAAATTAAAATACCTTGAAGATCCAGAAGGTTCATTTGGCGGAGCGGAAGAAATTCACACAATCGGACGCTTGGGGCTCGAAGAAGACTCTCCCGAAGCTTATGAAATCCTTGCTAACTTTAAGTGGACCGAAGAAGATATGGCTGAAGTAATGGTTGAAATTATTGACGGCGAAGATCCGGAAGTCGCAGCCCAAAACTGGATTGATGCAAATGAAGATAAAGTTGCAGTTTGGACTGACGGTGTTGACAAAGTAGACGGCGATGAGATCAAGTTTGTCTATGTTGCTTGGGATAGTACAATCGCAAGCACGAATGTGATATCACTCGTGTTGGAAGATATGGGCTATAAAGTAACGACATCACAAGTTGAGGCAGGTCCAATGTGGACAGCTGTTGCTGATGGAAGCGCAGATGTGTTGCTTGCGGGTTGGTTGCCAGTCACTCACAAAACTTACGCAGAAAAGTTTGAAGGCAAGTACGACGATATTGGTACAAGCATGGAAGGCGTAAAAATTGGTTTAGTTGTCCCATCATATATGGACATCGATTCAATTGAAGATTTAAAAGAATAA
- a CDS encoding ASCH domain-containing protein: MTNQTNDNLPEKSCSIERLVTIEADVEKVLNGEKTATRRNGVYAHPGEIMVLKYKEFKVDAVYAQTLGEMTDEDAKTEGYTSMEDYKESILALHPKMPWIPKMSVWVHEFSPVKK; encoded by the coding sequence ATGACAAATCAAACAAATGACAACCTACCAGAAAAATCATGCTCAATCGAGCGCCTTGTGACGATTGAAGCGGATGTCGAGAAAGTATTAAACGGCGAGAAAACAGCGACGAGACGTAATGGTGTTTATGCCCACCCTGGTGAAATCATGGTATTGAAGTATAAAGAATTTAAAGTCGATGCGGTGTATGCGCAAACTCTTGGCGAAATGACGGATGAAGATGCAAAAACAGAAGGATATACGAGCATGGAAGATTATAAGGAATCCATTTTAGCGTTACATCCGAAAATGCCTTGGATACCAAAGATGAGCGTCTGGGTTCATGAATTTAGCCCCGTAAAGAAATGA
- the ribE gene encoding 6,7-dimethyl-8-ribityllumazine synthase — translation MGTIYEGHLVGTGLKIGIVVARFNDFITGKLLSGAEDALRRHGVNESDIATAWVPGAYEIPLVAKKMAASGNFDAIITLGTVIRGATPHFDYVCSEVAKGVSAINMQEGIPVIFGVLTTDTIEQAIERAGTKAGNKGWDAGTAAIEMANLLNQLEV, via the coding sequence ATGGGAACTATTTATGAAGGACATTTAGTGGGTACTGGGTTAAAGATTGGAATCGTCGTTGCAAGGTTTAATGATTTTATCACAGGTAAACTTTTAAGTGGTGCAGAAGATGCGCTGCGTCGTCACGGCGTTAATGAAAGCGACATCGCCACTGCTTGGGTGCCGGGTGCTTACGAAATTCCGCTCGTTGCGAAGAAAATGGCTGCTTCAGGTAATTTTGATGCAATTATTACACTGGGAACGGTGATTCGCGGAGCTACGCCGCATTTCGATTATGTTTGCAGCGAAGTTGCCAAAGGGGTTTCGGCCATTAATATGCAAGAAGGAATTCCTGTTATTTTTGGTGTTTTAACGACAGATACAATTGAACAAGCTATTGAGCGTGCAGGCACGAAAGCCGGAAATAAAGGTTGGGATGCGGGAACTGCAGCGATTGAAATGGCTAATTTGTTGAATCAACTCGAGGTATAA
- a CDS encoding GbsR/MarR family transcriptional regulator encodes MDGKERLEKARKRIAESIAQNIHLYGLPPSAGRQYGMMFFQDRPLTLDDMSEELGMSKTSMSTSIRALAEAKLVDRVWERGVRKDLYEVKDDWYQSFIDMFNSRWRSSVSLHSRAIRRSLNELEELINDETISPEVLEKAKIDKEKILYIRDYYEWLDRLIDAFEEHDIFDLVPKKIQTEE; translated from the coding sequence ATGGATGGGAAAGAAAGATTGGAAAAGGCCCGTAAACGGATTGCAGAGTCGATTGCGCAAAATATTCATCTATACGGCCTCCCACCTTCTGCTGGAAGACAATACGGAATGATGTTCTTTCAAGATCGTCCCCTCACACTCGACGATATGTCGGAAGAACTCGGAATGAGCAAAACGAGTATGAGCACATCTATACGTGCGCTAGCCGAAGCAAAGTTAGTCGACCGCGTATGGGAACGCGGCGTTCGAAAAGACTTATATGAAGTGAAAGACGATTGGTATCAAAGTTTTATCGATATGTTTAATAGTAGATGGCGAAGTTCTGTATCACTGCATTCAAGAGCCATCAGAAGATCACTTAATGAACTTGAAGAACTTATTAATGACGAGACCATTAGTCCTGAAGTGTTAGAAAAAGCTAAAATCGACAAAGAAAAGATTTTGTATATTCGAGATTATTATGAGTGGCTAGACCGCCTCATCGACGCTTTTGAGGAACATGACATTTTTGATCTTGTACCGAAAAAAATTCAAACTGAAGAATGA
- a CDS encoding glycine betaine/L-proline ABC transporter ATP-binding protein — MTEQIAKKKIEVKDATKIFGRNSRRAVQLLNEGKTKEEVLKVAGATVGVKNASFDVYDGEIFVIMGLSGSGKSTLVRMLNRLIDPTTGHILIDGDDIVAMNKEQLRNVRRKKIGMVFQNFALFPHRTILSNTEYGLEIQGFSKEERQSKAKEALRLVGLAGYEEQYPSQLSGGMQQRVGLARALANDPDILLMDEAFSALDPLIRKDMQDELLQLHNDMGKTIVFITHDLDEALRIGDRIALMKDGEIVQIGTPEEILMSPSNEYVERFVEDVDLSKVLTAGHIMKQADTVQIDRGPRVALRLMKRLRISSIYVVDKKGKLLGAVMAQDALEATDKNLSLEEVLITDLPMVPEDRVLTELFDIVSTATIPVAVIDEKERLRGIIIRGAFIGALSGNGQFINGNGVVDSVEEMNTEVNGNG, encoded by the coding sequence ATGACAGAACAAATTGCCAAGAAAAAAATCGAAGTGAAAGATGCTACGAAAATTTTCGGCAGAAACAGTAGGAGAGCAGTACAGTTATTGAACGAAGGAAAGACGAAGGAAGAGGTATTAAAGGTTGCTGGCGCGACAGTTGGCGTTAAGAATGCGTCATTCGATGTTTATGATGGAGAGATCTTCGTCATTATGGGTTTGTCAGGTAGTGGGAAATCGACTTTGGTCAGGATGCTAAATAGACTAATTGACCCGACAACCGGTCATATATTAATAGATGGCGACGACATTGTAGCAATGAATAAAGAACAACTTCGTAATGTTCGACGGAAGAAAATAGGGATGGTCTTTCAAAATTTTGCTCTTTTCCCGCATAGAACAATTCTTTCGAATACGGAGTATGGATTGGAAATCCAAGGTTTTTCGAAAGAGGAAAGACAAAGTAAAGCGAAAGAAGCGTTACGGCTAGTTGGACTTGCGGGTTACGAAGAACAATACCCATCCCAGTTAAGCGGTGGCATGCAGCAACGGGTTGGTCTTGCGCGCGCACTTGCGAATGATCCAGATATTTTACTAATGGATGAAGCATTTAGTGCATTAGATCCACTTATTAGAAAAGACATGCAAGATGAATTATTGCAACTTCATAACGATATGGGAAAGACCATCGTTTTCATTACGCATGATTTAGACGAAGCGCTTCGAATCGGCGATCGTATTGCGTTGATGAAAGACGGAGAAATCGTGCAAATCGGAACACCCGAAGAAATTCTGATGAGTCCATCAAATGAATACGTGGAACGATTTGTTGAAGATGTTGATTTGTCGAAAGTATTGACGGCTGGGCACATTATGAAACAAGCAGATACTGTTCAAATAGACCGAGGACCTCGGGTTGCACTGCGACTTATGAAACGTCTCCGAATTTCTTCAATTTATGTTGTTGATAAAAAAGGGAAATTGCTCGGTGCAGTCATGGCACAGGATGCTTTAGAAGCGACGGACAAAAATTTGTCGCTCGAGGAAGTGCTTATCACTGATCTTCCAATGGTTCCTGAGGACCGCGTTTTAACGGAGTTGTTCGACATCGTCTCGACAGCGACGATTCCAGTTGCTGTCATTGATGAGAAAGAACGTCTTCGCGGCATCATTATCCGGGGCGCTTTTATCGGTGCATTGTCGGGGAATGGCCAATTCATTAATGGAAATGGTGTTGTGGATTCGGTTGAAGAAATGAATACAGAGGTGAATGGAAATGGATAA
- a CDS encoding proline/glycine betaine ABC transporter permease — translation MDKLLPRIPFSEWIDSGVDWLIDNFGSVFDGIALVLKTMVEGFVDALAIVPSILLAIIFAIVAWLISTRKIGVFTLIGFLFIDYLGFWYDMLQMLALVLTSVVFAIAIGIPIGIWGSQKTTVRNIINPILDLMQTMPAFVYLIPAIFFFNIGVVPGVVASVIFAMPPTIRLTMLGIEQVPKDLIEATEAFGSTSWQRLSKIQIPLAKPTIMAGINQSIMLSLSMVVIASMVGAPGLGEKVYRAVTQLKTGVGVEVGVAIVIVAIILDRITQHAGSKKQGGTDS, via the coding sequence ATGGATAAACTATTACCAAGAATTCCGTTCTCTGAGTGGATTGACAGTGGTGTAGATTGGCTAATTGATAATTTCGGGTCGGTTTTTGACGGCATAGCACTCGTTTTAAAAACTATGGTTGAAGGATTTGTAGATGCACTCGCAATCGTCCCTTCAATCCTGCTCGCTATAATATTTGCAATCGTGGCATGGTTAATTTCCACGAGAAAAATAGGGGTTTTCACGTTAATCGGATTTTTGTTCATCGATTATTTAGGATTCTGGTACGACATGCTTCAGATGTTGGCGCTCGTTCTTACATCTGTCGTGTTCGCAATTGCGATAGGAATTCCCATTGGAATATGGGGATCACAAAAAACAACAGTACGTAATATTATCAACCCAATTCTGGATTTAATGCAGACAATGCCCGCATTCGTCTACTTAATTCCAGCAATTTTCTTTTTCAATATAGGGGTTGTCCCCGGTGTTGTGGCATCTGTAATCTTCGCAATGCCGCCGACAATACGTTTAACAATGTTGGGAATTGAACAAGTGCCTAAGGATTTGATCGAAGCGACAGAGGCATTTGGTTCCACATCGTGGCAAAGGTTGAGCAAGATTCAAATACCGCTCGCCAAACCAACTATTATGGCAGGTATAAACCAAAGTATTATGCTTTCGCTTTCAATGGTTGTTATCGCTTCAATGGTAGGAGCACCAGGACTTGGTGAGAAGGTCTACCGAGCAGTAACGCAGTTAAAGACCGGAGTGGGTGTTGAAGTAGGTGTCGCCATCGTAATCGTTGCGATTATTTTGGACAGAATCACTCAACATGCCGGATCTAAAAAACAAGGGGGAACAGATTCATGA
- a CDS encoding flavodoxin family protein gives MSNLKALFLIASLKSSEDKSHTEALSEKVQMIYKNENVESEIIRLADYNIAYGIAPDMGEGDEWPSIFEKVKAADILIIGTPLWLGEKSSIATLAIERLYGSSSQTNDKGQAIYYNKVGGVIVTGNEDGAKHASASILYGLSHIGFVVPPNVDTYWVGEAGPGPSYIDAGQNNDFTKKHVEMLAYNTIHMARMLKENPIPAEGNLLEE, from the coding sequence ATGAGTAATCTTAAAGCATTATTTTTGATTGCATCACTAAAAAGTTCAGAAGATAAATCGCATACAGAAGCACTTTCTGAAAAAGTTCAAATGATCTATAAGAATGAAAATGTCGAGTCTGAGATTATTAGATTGGCCGATTACAATATTGCTTACGGCATCGCTCCAGATATGGGCGAAGGCGATGAATGGCCGTCTATTTTTGAAAAAGTAAAAGCAGCCGATATTCTGATTATCGGAACGCCCCTTTGGCTCGGTGAAAAAAGCAGCATTGCCACGCTGGCCATTGAACGTTTATATGGAAGCAGTTCACAAACCAATGACAAAGGACAAGCCATTTATTATAACAAAGTGGGCGGCGTAATCGTGACGGGAAATGAAGACGGCGCGAAACACGCATCCGCATCCATCTTATACGGCTTATCCCATATCGGCTTTGTCGTCCCTCCAAACGTGGATACTTATTGGGTTGGAGAAGCAGGCCCCGGTCCCTCTTATATAGATGCAGGGCAAAATAACGACTTTACTAAAAAGCATGTTGAAATGCTTGCTTATAACACGATTCATATGGCCCGAATGTTGAAGGAAAACCCAATTCCCGCTGAAGGTAATTTATTGGAAGAATAA
- a CDS encoding ROK family transcriptional regulator, which yields MKFINKKKILHYIQKNPGRSRTEISKALSISKPTISKLVDELINEGWFREKESSSSSPSGGRRAFQIYFNHNAKYIVGVDIGGTSVEMAVMNLKGDFKEKVVLSTQEHLSKDLVQIIADNINSLITKSSLENSQIIGAGIGVPGITDVEKGIVFDAPSLGWKHYHLVEKLDNLLPFPVYVDNDVNVAALGEQWKGAGKDKRNILQITLGTGVGCGMIINGQLYRGSSFAAGEIGYMVTDKHAAEEAYDSIFSGYGFLDSHIGGPSITKRMLKHLRTGDEESDDWPAKRIFESAIAGDKNALNIVDDALSHLAFALINVISIVNPECVIIGGGLSKSMHHFLPEIMSTIDKHLPIETSVTITKLDNVSVLGAAYLVLKEHESILQV from the coding sequence ATGAAATTTATCAATAAGAAAAAGATTCTACATTATATCCAAAAGAATCCAGGGCGTTCAAGAACTGAAATTTCAAAAGCATTATCAATCAGCAAACCGACTATTTCCAAACTTGTTGATGAATTAATCAATGAAGGATGGTTCCGTGAAAAAGAAAGTTCAAGTTCAAGTCCATCTGGCGGGAGAAGAGCTTTCCAGATTTACTTCAATCATAATGCCAAATATATTGTCGGTGTAGATATCGGCGGAACTTCGGTAGAGATGGCTGTCATGAATTTGAAAGGTGACTTCAAAGAGAAAGTGGTTTTATCTACTCAGGAGCATTTGTCAAAAGACCTCGTTCAGATAATCGCAGATAATATCAACTCGCTTATCACAAAAAGCAGTTTGGAAAATAGCCAGATCATCGGAGCGGGAATTGGAGTTCCAGGCATTACGGATGTCGAAAAAGGAATTGTTTTCGATGCACCGAGTTTGGGATGGAAGCATTATCATTTAGTCGAGAAGTTGGATAACCTTTTGCCATTTCCTGTTTACGTCGACAACGATGTGAACGTTGCGGCACTTGGTGAGCAATGGAAAGGCGCGGGGAAGGATAAGAGAAATATTCTGCAGATTACCCTTGGTACAGGGGTAGGTTGCGGAATGATCATAAATGGACAGTTGTATCGCGGTTCATCTTTTGCCGCCGGAGAAATCGGTTATATGGTGACAGACAAGCATGCAGCCGAAGAAGCCTATGACAGCATCTTTTCAGGATACGGCTTTCTGGACAGCCATATCGGCGGACCATCTATTACCAAAAGAATGTTGAAGCACCTGAGGACGGGCGATGAAGAATCCGATGATTGGCCAGCCAAAAGGATTTTCGAATCGGCGATTGCCGGCGATAAAAATGCGCTGAACATCGTTGATGATGCTTTATCCCATCTCGCTTTTGCATTGATTAATGTGATTTCGATCGTCAACCCGGAATGCGTAATCATAGGGGGTGGCTTATCGAAGTCCATGCATCATTTTCTGCCCGAAATCATGTCGACAATCGATAAGCATTTACCGATTGAAACGTCGGTCAC
- a CDS encoding bifunctional 3,4-dihydroxy-2-butanone-4-phosphate synthase/GTP cyclohydrolase II produces MYATVEKAIEELKLGKAIIVVDDEDRENEGDFVALGEFATPEMINFMATEGRGLICVPIEEEKAAQLDLNPMTENNSDVYGTAFTVSIDHSSVHTGISAFERSDTILKMLSSDAKPTDFIRPGHIFPLVAKAGGVLRRTGHTEAAVDLAKLAGSESVGVICEIMNADGTMARSLQLKEIAERFDLVILTIKDLIAYRRKNEKLIERVVDVKMPTEHGDFKAVTFIETLTGREHIALVKGDIKGASNVLVRVHSECLTGDVFGSCRCDCGPQLHAALAQIEKSGKGVLLYMRQEGRGIGLVNKMKAYKLQEEGYDTVEANEKLGFLDDLRDYGIGAQILRELGLTSIHLLTNNPRKISGLEGHGLEITERLQIEMPVKEENKRYMETKKNKLGHVLHN; encoded by the coding sequence TTGTATGCAACTGTAGAAAAAGCGATTGAAGAACTTAAACTAGGAAAAGCAATTATCGTTGTAGATGATGAAGATCGTGAAAACGAAGGGGATTTCGTCGCGCTTGGCGAATTTGCGACGCCTGAAATGATCAACTTCATGGCAACTGAAGGCCGTGGACTGATTTGCGTGCCGATAGAAGAAGAAAAAGCGGCACAACTCGATTTGAATCCGATGACTGAAAACAACAGCGATGTTTACGGAACAGCTTTCACGGTTAGCATTGACCATTCTTCTGTACATACGGGAATTTCCGCGTTTGAACGGTCTGATACAATATTAAAAATGCTAAGCAGTGATGCAAAACCGACTGATTTTATAAGACCGGGGCATATCTTCCCATTAGTTGCTAAAGCAGGCGGTGTTTTAAGACGTACTGGACACACAGAAGCTGCGGTTGATTTAGCTAAATTAGCAGGTTCCGAATCGGTTGGCGTCATTTGCGAAATTATGAATGCAGACGGTACGATGGCTAGAAGCTTGCAATTGAAAGAAATCGCGGAACGCTTCGATTTAGTCATTTTAACGATTAAAGATTTGATCGCTTACCGTCGTAAAAACGAAAAGCTGATTGAACGCGTTGTAGATGTTAAAATGCCGACAGAACATGGCGATTTTAAAGCCGTTACTTTCATTGAGACTTTAACGGGACGTGAACATATCGCACTTGTAAAAGGCGATATTAAAGGCGCCTCAAATGTGCTCGTTCGTGTACATTCAGAGTGTTTGACAGGTGACGTTTTTGGTTCATGCCGCTGCGATTGCGGTCCGCAACTTCATGCGGCACTTGCACAAATTGAAAAATCCGGAAAAGGTGTTCTTCTTTATATGCGTCAAGAAGGGCGAGGAATCGGTCTTGTCAATAAAATGAAAGCCTATAAATTGCAAGAAGAAGGCTACGACACTGTAGAAGCGAATGAAAAATTAGGTTTTCTAGATGATCTTCGCGATTATGGAATCGGGGCGCAAATCTTGCGTGAACTCGGCTTGACATCCATTCATTTATTGACAAACAATCCAAGGAAAATCTCTGGACTCGAAGGTCATGGACTTGAAATTACAGAGCGACTTCAAATCGAAATGCCTGTAAAAGAAGAAAATAAACGATATATGGAAACGAAGAAAAATAAACTAGGTCATGTATTGCATAATTAA
- a CDS encoding PH domain-containing protein translates to MYSQIHAPEGRLSKDAIKVWIISGVINYAIWLAVFSVLLYLDYRFSWYEWIGLVIIGFTSLIALSGIWSVFIKPFLLYKNWRYAANEEFLQLKFGAFNEEHQLVPMTKIQSVSTNQGPILRKYRLYSLTIETMGSSHRIPALPNDIAIELRNRIAHYAKIKEVDE, encoded by the coding sequence ATGTATTCGCAAATTCATGCACCAGAAGGTCGATTATCCAAAGACGCGATTAAGGTTTGGATTATTAGTGGAGTGATTAATTATGCTATTTGGCTTGCCGTTTTTTCAGTTCTATTATACTTAGATTATCGATTTTCTTGGTATGAATGGATTGGTTTGGTGATTATTGGTTTCACTTCGTTAATAGCACTCTCTGGCATCTGGTCAGTCTTCATTAAACCTTTTTTGCTTTATAAAAATTGGCGGTATGCTGCCAACGAAGAGTTTTTACAATTAAAGTTTGGAGCTTTTAATGAGGAACATCAACTTGTGCCTATGACAAAAATCCAATCTGTTTCTACAAACCAAGGTCCAATCCTTAGAAAGTATCGGTTATACTCGCTGACTATCGAAACAATGGGATCTTCACATAGAATTCCTGCACTACCAAATGATATTGCCATCGAGTTAAGAAACCGAATTGCCCATTACGCTAAAATAAAGGAAGTTGACGAATGA
- a CDS encoding MFS transporter produces the protein MSVPVKNEKEQRRSTASIIILVVGIIFLATNLRAPITAVGPVVASIRDSLGISNAAIGTLTTIPLLAFAILSPFAPRLARRFGMEMVLFFVLVVLSIGLILRPFGGFSTLYLGTILMGAGIAIANVLMPAFIKMKFPNNIGMMTGVYSISMNLTGALAAGLSIPIAMSSSFGWKGSIGIWAILAVVALVIWIPQIRNRQNGALPGQNGVKGKSLWRSKLAWKITIFMGLQSLLFYSLVAWLPVILQSRGMESSQAGWMLSAIQFAQLPFTFIAPIIAGRMKNQIPLVWLTFVLMTVGLSGILFGGTLLVLPSVIIIGVAAAFAFGLAMMFFSLRTRNSFEAADLSAMAQSFGYLLAASGPPVFGLLFDLTNGWTFPLLLLIAATFVILLVGLGAAKDDFVSEE, from the coding sequence ATGAGCGTTCCTGTTAAGAACGAAAAAGAGCAGCGGCGTTCAACAGCCAGTATAATAATTCTTGTCGTTGGAATTATTTTTCTTGCCACTAATCTGCGTGCACCCATCACAGCGGTCGGACCTGTTGTCGCTTCGATTCGTGACAGTCTAGGGATCTCGAATGCGGCAATCGGAACATTAACGACAATACCCTTACTAGCATTTGCGATATTATCACCTTTCGCGCCCCGTTTAGCCAGAAGATTCGGGATGGAAATGGTTTTGTTTTTCGTGCTGGTTGTGCTTTCAATTGGACTAATTCTAAGACCATTTGGCGGGTTTTCAACACTTTATCTAGGTACAATTCTTATGGGTGCTGGAATCGCCATCGCCAATGTGCTTATGCCGGCGTTCATCAAGATGAAATTCCCGAATAATATCGGAATGATGACGGGAGTTTATTCAATCTCTATGAATTTAACTGGCGCGCTCGCGGCTGGTTTGAGCATCCCGATTGCCATGTCTAGTAGTTTCGGATGGAAAGGATCTATTGGCATTTGGGCAATATTAGCCGTCGTAGCCCTTGTTATCTGGATCCCGCAAATTCGAAATCGGCAAAACGGCGCGTTGCCCGGACAAAATGGCGTCAAAGGAAAGTCACTTTGGCGTTCTAAACTCGCGTGGAAAATCACCATATTCATGGGATTGCAGTCTTTATTATTTTATAGTCTGGTCGCTTGGTTACCCGTTATCTTACAAAGTAGAGGAATGGAATCGAGCCAAGCCGGTTGGATGTTATCTGCTATTCAATTCGCGCAATTACCTTTTACATTCATCGCACCGATTATTGCGGGGCGCATGAAAAACCAAATTCCGCTTGTCTGGCTCACATTCGTTTTGATGACAGTTGGACTCTCGGGGATTCTGTTTGGAGGAACTTTACTTGTCTTACCATCAGTAATCATAATCGGCGTAGCGGCAGCATTTGCTTTTGGTCTAGCAATGATGTTTTTCTCGCTCCGTACGCGCAACTCTTTCGAAGCAGCTGACTTATCGGCAATGGCGCAATCTTTCGGTTATCTACTTGCAGCGTCCGGTCCGCCAGTTTTCGGTCTTCTATTTGACCTAACAAACGGTTGGACATTCCCGCTATTATTATTAATCGCAGCGACCTTCGTTATTTTATTAGTCGGTCTTGGTGCGGCAAAAGATGATTTTGTTTCGGAAGAATAA
- the ribE gene encoding riboflavin synthase, producing the protein MFTGIVEEIGTVSRVTPGATSLQLAITCRKVLSDVNKGDSISVNGVCLTVSNFSSDHFTADVMPETVKATTLHELRAGSAVNLERAMSANGRFGGHFVSGHVDGTGEIISVRNVANAVYMEIEIDPELLNYFIPKGSVTVDGTSLTVFGMTDSGFIISLIPVTQEDSVIGQKRVGDKVNVECDMLAKYIERLMTKKEEKPSGSVTMNTLIATGFLD; encoded by the coding sequence ATGTTCACTGGAATTGTTGAAGAAATTGGAACTGTGTCCAGAGTTACGCCAGGAGCAACTTCACTTCAACTTGCTATTACATGTAGGAAAGTGCTCAGTGACGTGAACAAAGGCGATAGTATTTCTGTAAACGGTGTTTGTTTAACGGTCTCGAACTTTTCGAGTGATCATTTCACTGCTGATGTGATGCCGGAAACGGTAAAAGCTACGACACTTCATGAATTACGTGCAGGAAGCGCGGTCAATTTAGAACGTGCAATGTCAGCAAATGGACGATTCGGGGGTCACTTTGTTAGCGGTCATGTCGATGGTACGGGTGAAATTATTTCCGTTCGAAACGTTGCGAATGCGGTTTATATGGAAATTGAAATTGACCCAGAGTTGTTGAATTATTTTATCCCGAAAGGTTCGGTTACGGTCGATGGAACGTCTCTAACTGTTTTTGGCATGACCGATTCAGGTTTTATTATATCTTTGATTCCCGTGACTCAAGAAGATTCCGTGATTGGACAAAAACGCGTCGGTGATAAAGTAAATGTTGAATGCGATATGTTGGCGAAGTACATCGAAAGATTAATGACAAAAAAAGAAGAGAAGCCAAGTGGCAGTGTAACGATGAACACGCTTATTGCGACTGGATTTTTAGATTAA